A part of Drosophila bipectinata strain 14024-0381.07 chromosome 3L, DbipHiC1v2, whole genome shotgun sequence genomic DNA contains:
- the LOC108132779 gene encoding NF-X1-type zinc finger protein NFXL1, which produces MEKFNKAQAKNLAAAQKLVETYASSSEDEGELDEKQILDQLYKHYKPSDGSSKDAARTATFLENTLHSGAATCLICIGSIRRVEAIWSCESCYCFFHLNCIQRWANDSMMQMKVKAAEQQNGQGHYNHLGEFVPPKRQKSLHWCCPQCRRDYLPADKPTQYNCFCGKEANPQAQPFLVPHSCGEICGKLLQPKCGHDCKLLCHPGPCPPCAQQANVSCLCGKSTPRSMRCIDKQWKCQQPCKQLLACGKHKCTQECHRPGQCPPCNSKSLQPCECQRESKMVNCSDRKWKCQNVCGTPFACGLHICEKVCHAGPCSGGECPFQVRSCPCGKNTQVGPCSEAEETCGDTCQKLLSCGQHTCTQRCHRGPCISCPVRTKKKCRCGLHEKELPCSKEFTCETKCKQMRDCGKHACNRKCCGDQCPPCEKICGKQLSCNKHKCQSVCHNGPCYPCKLESQINCRCGKTKRSVPCGRERSARIVCLELCRISAKCHHAIKHRCHKGECPPCGQVCGLPNDTSGCGHICKSRCHEAIRVNKPSEARPQAKKYEYKSLPHPRCEEGVIVTCIGGHEVATWPCWNSRPTSCQRKCARQLKCGNHKCSLVCHSVANPKDMQQQVGCAPCEEGCTVPRPAGCTHSCPKGCHPPPCMPCNFVMKNKCHCGLNQLVYKCSEYYDENGTVQEIIDRREKLRSCGNRCLKNYPCTHRCTAICHSGKCPNPELCRKKVRIFCNCKRLKLEIACDKHRAGQTSLVCDSNCKAEISRAQAAEQQDLEEKKRREEERNRLELEKFEAKFGKRKHKERKTVDMGPPKSDINWQKISIYAVSLLTVLGAIAVAFYADS; this is translated from the exons atggaaaagtttAACAAAGCGCAGGCTAAAAATTTGGCAGCAGCCCAAAAACTAGTAGAAACCTATGCATCCAGCTCCGAAGATGAAGGCGAATTGGACGAGAAGCAAATTTTGG ACCAACTTTACAAGCACTACAAACCGTCGGACGGAAGCTCAAAAGATGCCGCTCGAACCGCCACGTTCCTGGAAAACACTCTTCATTCTGGTGCAGCCACCTGCCTCATTTGCATCGGCAGCATCCGCCGGGTGGAGGCGATTTGGTCGTGCGAGAGCTGCTACTGCTTCTTCCACCTGAACTGTATTCAGCGCTGGGCCAATGACAGCATGATGCAAATGAAGGTGAAAGCCGCCGAGCAGCAAAATGGCCAGGGACACTACAATCACCTGGGCGAGTTTGTTCCTCCAAAGCGCCAGAAGTCGCTGCACTGGTGCTGTCCTCAGTGTAGAAGGGATTACCTGCCGGCGGACAAGCCCACGCAATACAACTGCTTCTGTGGCAAAGAAGCCAACCCTCAGGCTCAGCCTTTTTTGGTGCCCCACTCCTGCGGCGAAATATGCGGAAAGCTGTTGCAACCAAAGTGTGGTCATGACTGCAAGTTGTTGTGTCATCCCGGTCCATGTCCGCCATGTGCCCAGCAAGCAAATGTGTCCTGCCTTTGTGGCAAGTCCACTCCACGTTCGATGAGGTGTATTGACAAGCAGTGGAAATGCCAACAGCCG TGCAAGCAACTACTGGCTTGTGGCAAGCACAAGTGCACCCAGGAATGCCATCGTCCAGGACAGTGCCCTCCATGCAACAGCAAAAGCCTGCAGCCATGCGAATGTCAGCGAGAGTCCAAGATGGTGAACTGTTCCGATCGCAAGTGGAAGTGCCAGAAT GTGTGTGGCACACCCTTTGCGTGTGGACTGCACATTTGTGAGAAGGTTTGCCACGCTGGACCCTGCAGTGGTGGGGAGTGTCCATTCCAAGTGAGGAGTTGTCCATGTGGAAAAAAT aCTCAAGTGGGACCATGTAGTGAGGCAGAGGAAACTTGCGGAGACACCTGCCAGAAGCTCCTATCTTGTGGTCAGCACACGTGCACCCAAAGATGTCATCGTGGGCCCTGCATCTCA TGCCCTGTGAGAACCAAAAAGAAATGTCGCTGTGGGTTGCATGAAAAGGAGCTACCCTGCTCCAAGGAGTTCACGTGCGAGACAAAATGCAAGCAAATGCGGGATTGTGGAAAGCATGCTTGCAACAGGAAG tgctgcggCGACCAGTGTCCACCATGTGAAAAGATTTGTGGCAAGCAGCTGAGCTGCAACAAGCACAAATGCCAATCCGTGTGCCACAACGGACCGTGCTACCCCTGCAAACTGGAATCCCAGATTAATTGTCGATGTGGGAAAACCAAACGGAGTGTTCCTTGCGGAAGAGAACGAAGTGCACGGATTGTGTGCCTGGAACTCTGTCG TATATCTGCAAAATGCCATCACGCCATCAAGCACCGCTGCCACAAGGGCGAGTGTCCGCCGTGCGGTCAAGTGTGCGGCCTTCCTAATGACACCAGTGGATGCGGACACATTTGTAAATCCCGATGCCATGAAGCCATTCGAGTTAACAAGCCCTCAGAAGCAAGACCTCAAGCTAAAAAG TACGAATATAAATCACTGCCCCATCCGCGCTGCGAAGAAGGCGTCATTGTGACCTGCATCGGTGGTCATGAGGTGGCCACCTGGCCGTGCTGGAACTCTAGACCAACTTCTTGTCAACGAAAGTGTGCGCGCCAACTCAAATGCGGAAACCACAAATGTTCCTTAGTCTGTCATTCCGTGGCCAATCCGAAGGATATGCAACAGCAGGTGGGCTGCGCTCCATGCGAAGAGGGATGCACAGTTCCCCGACCGGCAGGATGCACTCACTCCTGTCCCAAGGGCTGCCACCCGCCACCTTGCATGCCCTGCAACTTTgtcatgaaaaataaatgccACTGCGGACTCAATCAGTTGGTGTACAAGTGCAGCGAGTACTATGACGAGAATGGCACAGTTCAGGAGATTATCGATCGGAGGGAGAAGTTACGCAGCTGTGGCAATCGCTGTTTAAAGAAT TACCCTTGCACCCATCGCTGTACGGCCATCTGTCATTCGGGAAAGTGTCCCAACCCGGAGCTATGCCGGAAAAAAGTGCGCATTTTCTGTAATTGTAAGAGGCTGAAACTGGAGATCGCTTGCGACAAACACCGAGCTGGGCAAACATCCCTGGTATGCGACTCCAACTGCAAGGCAGAGATATCGCGCGCCCAGGCGGCGGAGCAGCAGGATCTTGAAGAGAAGAAACGGCGCGAAGAAGAGCGCAATCGCTTGGAATTGGAGAAGTTTGAGGCCAAGTTCGGCAAACGGAAGCACAAGGAACGCAAAACTGTGGATATGGGACCGCCCAAATCGGATATAAACTGGCAGAAGATTTCGATTTATGCTGTGTCGCTGCTAACAGTTCTGGGAGCCATAGCCGTGGCCTTTTACGCTGACAGCTaa